The Phacochoerus africanus isolate WHEZ1 chromosome 15, ROS_Pafr_v1, whole genome shotgun sequence genome has a segment encoding these proteins:
- the HIC2 gene encoding hypermethylated in cancer 2 protein, whose protein sequence is MVSGPLALRWCVWAGRGDMGPDMELPSHSKQLLLQLNQQRTKGFLCDVIIMVENSIFRAHKNVLAASSIYFKSLVLHDNLINLDTDMVSSTVFQQILDFIYTGKLLPSDQPAEPNFSTLLTAASYLQLPELAALCRRKLKRSGKPFSSGRGGAGLGRPPRSQRLSTASVIQARYPGLMDGRKGALTPQELPQAKGSDDELFLGGSSQESVHGLGRPVCPTSGEAGLGGCSTNGSSGGCEQELGLDLSKKSPPLPPTTPGPPLTPDDPAHLSDSQHGSPLSASAPPVSNSASYAELGGAPSEPMDLEGAEDNHLSLLEGPGGQPRKSLRHSARKKEWAKKEPVVASPFERREVAPKGPSPGEEAEGLGDRVPNGILASNMATAGGPYVEPPYPCKEEEENGKDASEESGQSGSEGGSGHAGAHYLYRPEGYETVSYGDNLYVCIPCAKGFPSSEQLNAHVETHTEEELLIKEEGAEEEAEDLSAPSAAYAAEPRPFKCSVCEKTYKDPATLRQHEKTHWLTRPFPCNICGKMFTQRGTMTRHMRSHLGLKPFACDECGMRFTRQYRLTEHMRVHSGEKPYECQLCGGKFTQQRNLISHLRMHTSPS, encoded by the exons ATGGTTTCTGGGCCCCTGGCACTCCG GTGGTGCGTGTGGGCAGGGCGTGGGGACATGGGGCCCGACATGGAGCTGCCCAGCCACTCAAAGCAGCTCCTGCTGCAGCTGAACCAGCAGAGGACCAAGGGCTTCCTGTGTGATGTCATCATCATGGTGGAGAACTCCATCTTCCGAGCCCACAAGAACGTCCTTGCCGCCAGCAGCATCTACTTCAAGTCCCTGGTCCTTCATGACAACCTCATCAACCTGGACACAGACATGGTCAGCTCCACGGTGTTCCAGCAGATCCTAGACTTCATCTATACCGGCAAGCTGCTGCCCAGCGATCAGCCAGCTGAGCCCAACTTCAGCACGCTCCTCACCGCCGCCAGCTACCTCCAGCTGCCTGAGTTGGCAGCCCTCTGCCGCCGCAAACTCAAGAGATCTGGCAAGCCCTTTAGCTCTGGGCGGGGTGGGGCCGGCCTGGGACGCCCACCCCGCAGCCAGCGGCTGTCCACAGCTTCCGTCATCCAGGCCCGGTATCCGGGGCTCATGGATGGGCGCAAGGGGGCACTCACCCCCCAGGAGCTCCCCCAGGCTAAAGGCTCAGATGACGAGCTCTTCCTGGGTGGCTCCAGCCAGGAGAGTGTGCATGGCCTGGGCCGGCCAGTGTGTCCTACTAGCGGGGAGGCTGGCCTGGGGGGCTGCAGCACCAATGGGAGCAGTGGGGGCTGTGAGCAGGAGCTGGGCCTGGACTTGTCCAAGAAgagccccccactgccccccactaCCCCTGGGCCCCCCCTCACCCCCGACGACCCGGCCCACCTGAGCGACAGTCAGCACGGCTCACCCCTCTCAGCCTCTGCCCCTCCTGTCTCCAATAGTGCCTCTTATGCCGAGCTGGGGGGTGCCCCCAGCGAGCCCATGGATCTGGAGGGGGCTGAGGACAACCACCTGAGCCTGCTGGAGGGCCCTGGTGGGCAGCCCCGGAAGAGCCTCCGGCACTCAGCCCGCAAAAAAGAGTGGGCCAAGAAAGAGCCGGTGGTGGCCTCCCCCTTTGAGCGGAGGGAAGTGGCACCCAAGGGCCCCTCCCCAGGGGAGGAGGCCGAGGGGCTTGGAGACAGGGTCCCCAATGGCATCCTGGCCAGCAACATGGCGACAGCAGGTGGGCCTTACGTGGAGCCCCCATACCCCtgcaaggaggaagaggagaacgGCAAGGACGCAAGTGAGGAGAGTGGGCAGAGTGGGAGTGAGGGGGGCAGCGGCCACGCTGGTGCCCACTACCTCTACCGGCCAGAGGGCTACGAGACAGTGTCCTACGGGGACAACCTGTATGTGTGCATTCCCTGCGCCAAGGGCTTCCCTAGCTCCGAGCAGCTCAATGCCCATGTGGAGACGCACACAGAGGAGGAGCTCCTCATCAAGGAGGAGGGTGCCGAGGAGGAAGCCGAGGACCTGTCAGCGCCCAGTGCAGCCTATGCAGCTGAGCCCCGGCCCTTTAAGTGCTCGGTCTGCGAGAAGACCTACAAGGACCCAGCCACGCTGCGCCAGCACGAGAAGACACACTGGCTGACGCGGCCCTTCCCCTGCAACATCTGCGGCAAGATGTTCACGCAGCGTGGCACCATGACACGCCACATGCGCAGCCACCTGGGTCTGAAGCCGTTTGCCTGTGATGAGTGCGGCATGCGCTTCACCCGCCAGTACCGCCTGACCGAGCATATGCGTGTGCACTCGGGCGAGAAGCCCTATGAGTGCCAGCTGTGCGGGGGCAAGTTCACACAGCAGCGCAACCTCATCAGCCACCTGCGCATGCACACCTCCCCCTCCTAG